A region from the Lycium barbarum isolate Lr01 chromosome 8, ASM1917538v2, whole genome shotgun sequence genome encodes:
- the LOC132607502 gene encoding squalene synthase-like isoform X1, whose protein sequence is MKLLRMGEIMRHPDELSPLMKLMLSAKHIEKKTPLQPHWAFCYITLRKVSRSFALVIQQLPSDLRDVVCVYYLVLRALDTVEDDTSLATEIRVPILRNFYCHFYDPEWHFSCGTKAFKVLMDQFHHVSSAFLELGKNYQEVIKDITKRMGEGMAKFLCKEVETIDDYNEYCHYAAGLCGLGLSKLFYASGREDLAPESLSLSMGLFLQKISIIRDYLEDINEEPKCRMFWPRQIWSKYVNKLEDFKYDENSAKAVQCLNEMVTNALLHAEDSLAYMSNLRDPAIFRFCAIPQIINMGNLTMYYTNSEIFKGIVEMRRGLCAKIIDQTKTMVDVYGAFFDFCCTMESKVDCDDPNATSTLKRLEEILRTCRDSGTLNQRKSFIFSHQPKYILPVLTILFFITLAILLSTKIA, encoded by the exons ATGAAGTTACTAAGAATGGGGGAGATAATGAGGCATCCAGATGAGTTATCCCCATTGATGAAGCTCATGCTATCTGCTAAACACATCGAAAAGAAGACGCCATTGCAGCCACACTGGGCCTTCTGCTATATTACTCTCCGAAAGGTCTCTCGTAGTTTTGCTCTCGTCATTCAACAGCTTCCTAGCGATCTTCGAGACGTA GTTTGTGTTTACTATTTGGTTCTTCGAGCACTTGACACTGTTG AGGATGATACCAGCTTAGCCACTGAGATTAGAGTACCTATCTTGAGAAACTTTTATTGCCACTTCTATGATCCTGAATGGCATTTTTCAT GTGGTACAAAGGCCTTCAAGGTTCTCATGGACCAATTCCATCATGTTTCCAGTGCTTTCCTGGAGCTTGGTAAAAA TTATCAGGAGGTGATTAAGGATATTACCAAGAGAATGGGTGAAGGAATGGCAAAATTTCTATGCAAGGAG GTAGAAACAATCGACGATTATAATGAATATTGTCACTATGCAGCTGGACTTTGTGGATTAGGATTGTCAAAACTTTTTTATGCTTCTGGAAGAGAAGATTTAGCACCAGAATCCCTCTCCCTTTCCATGGGTTTATTTCTTCAG AAAATAAGCATCATTAGAGATTATCTGGAGGACATAAATGAAGAACCCAAGTGTCGAATGTTTTGGCCCCGTCAAATTTGGAGTAAATATGTTAACAAACTTGAG GACTTTAAGTATGATGAAAACTCAGCCAAGGCAGTACAATGTCTGAACGAAATGGTCACTAATGCTTTGTTACATGCAGAAGATAGTCTGGCTTACATGTCTAATCTACGCGATCCAGCTATCTTTCGGTTCTGTGCAATTCCTCAG ATCATAAATATGGGGAATTTGACGATGTACTACACCAACAGTGAAATTTTCAAAGGTATCGTTGAAATGAGACGAG GCCTCTGTGCTAAGATTATTGATCAGACCAAGACAATGGTGGATGTCTACGGAGCTTTCTTTGACTTCTGTTGTACAATGGAATCCAAG GTTGACTGTGATGATCCAAATGCAACGAGTACTTTGAAGAGGCTTGAAGAAATCTTGAGAACCTGCAGAGACTCTGGAACCTTGAATCAAAG GAAATCTTTCATATTCAGCCATCAGCCTAAATATATTCTTCCAGTTTTG actattttatttttcatcacgCTGGCTATTCTTTTATCCACGAAAATAGCTTAG
- the LOC132607502 gene encoding squalene synthase-like isoform X2 codes for MKLLRMGEIMRHPDELSPLMKLMLSAKHIEKKTPLQPHWAFCYITLRKVSRSFALVIQQLPSDLRDVVCVYYLVLRALDTVGGTKAFKVLMDQFHHVSSAFLELGKNYQEVIKDITKRMGEGMAKFLCKEVETIDDYNEYCHYAAGLCGLGLSKLFYASGREDLAPESLSLSMGLFLQKISIIRDYLEDINEEPKCRMFWPRQIWSKYVNKLEDFKYDENSAKAVQCLNEMVTNALLHAEDSLAYMSNLRDPAIFRFCAIPQIINMGNLTMYYTNSEIFKGIVEMRRGLCAKIIDQTKTMVDVYGAFFDFCCTMESKVDCDDPNATSTLKRLEEILRTCRDSGTLNQRKSFIFSHQPKYILPVLTILFFITLAILLSTKIA; via the exons ATGAAGTTACTAAGAATGGGGGAGATAATGAGGCATCCAGATGAGTTATCCCCATTGATGAAGCTCATGCTATCTGCTAAACACATCGAAAAGAAGACGCCATTGCAGCCACACTGGGCCTTCTGCTATATTACTCTCCGAAAGGTCTCTCGTAGTTTTGCTCTCGTCATTCAACAGCTTCCTAGCGATCTTCGAGACGTA GTTTGTGTTTACTATTTGGTTCTTCGAGCACTTGACACTGTTG GTGGTACAAAGGCCTTCAAGGTTCTCATGGACCAATTCCATCATGTTTCCAGTGCTTTCCTGGAGCTTGGTAAAAA TTATCAGGAGGTGATTAAGGATATTACCAAGAGAATGGGTGAAGGAATGGCAAAATTTCTATGCAAGGAG GTAGAAACAATCGACGATTATAATGAATATTGTCACTATGCAGCTGGACTTTGTGGATTAGGATTGTCAAAACTTTTTTATGCTTCTGGAAGAGAAGATTTAGCACCAGAATCCCTCTCCCTTTCCATGGGTTTATTTCTTCAG AAAATAAGCATCATTAGAGATTATCTGGAGGACATAAATGAAGAACCCAAGTGTCGAATGTTTTGGCCCCGTCAAATTTGGAGTAAATATGTTAACAAACTTGAG GACTTTAAGTATGATGAAAACTCAGCCAAGGCAGTACAATGTCTGAACGAAATGGTCACTAATGCTTTGTTACATGCAGAAGATAGTCTGGCTTACATGTCTAATCTACGCGATCCAGCTATCTTTCGGTTCTGTGCAATTCCTCAG ATCATAAATATGGGGAATTTGACGATGTACTACACCAACAGTGAAATTTTCAAAGGTATCGTTGAAATGAGACGAG GCCTCTGTGCTAAGATTATTGATCAGACCAAGACAATGGTGGATGTCTACGGAGCTTTCTTTGACTTCTGTTGTACAATGGAATCCAAG GTTGACTGTGATGATCCAAATGCAACGAGTACTTTGAAGAGGCTTGAAGAAATCTTGAGAACCTGCAGAGACTCTGGAACCTTGAATCAAAG GAAATCTTTCATATTCAGCCATCAGCCTAAATATATTCTTCCAGTTTTG actattttatttttcatcacgCTGGCTATTCTTTTATCCACGAAAATAGCTTAG
- the LOC132607502 gene encoding squalene synthase-like isoform X3, with protein sequence MAFFIYQEVIKDITKRMGEGMAKFLCKEVETIDDYNEYCHYAAGLCGLGLSKLFYASGREDLAPESLSLSMGLFLQKISIIRDYLEDINEEPKCRMFWPRQIWSKYVNKLEDFKYDENSAKAVQCLNEMVTNALLHAEDSLAYMSNLRDPAIFRFCAIPQIINMGNLTMYYTNSEIFKGIVEMRRGLCAKIIDQTKTMVDVYGAFFDFCCTMESKVDCDDPNATSTLKRLEEILRTCRDSGTLNQRKSFIFSHQPKYILPVLTILFFITLAILLSTKIA encoded by the exons ATGGCATTTTTCAT TTATCAGGAGGTGATTAAGGATATTACCAAGAGAATGGGTGAAGGAATGGCAAAATTTCTATGCAAGGAG GTAGAAACAATCGACGATTATAATGAATATTGTCACTATGCAGCTGGACTTTGTGGATTAGGATTGTCAAAACTTTTTTATGCTTCTGGAAGAGAAGATTTAGCACCAGAATCCCTCTCCCTTTCCATGGGTTTATTTCTTCAG AAAATAAGCATCATTAGAGATTATCTGGAGGACATAAATGAAGAACCCAAGTGTCGAATGTTTTGGCCCCGTCAAATTTGGAGTAAATATGTTAACAAACTTGAG GACTTTAAGTATGATGAAAACTCAGCCAAGGCAGTACAATGTCTGAACGAAATGGTCACTAATGCTTTGTTACATGCAGAAGATAGTCTGGCTTACATGTCTAATCTACGCGATCCAGCTATCTTTCGGTTCTGTGCAATTCCTCAG ATCATAAATATGGGGAATTTGACGATGTACTACACCAACAGTGAAATTTTCAAAGGTATCGTTGAAATGAGACGAG GCCTCTGTGCTAAGATTATTGATCAGACCAAGACAATGGTGGATGTCTACGGAGCTTTCTTTGACTTCTGTTGTACAATGGAATCCAAG GTTGACTGTGATGATCCAAATGCAACGAGTACTTTGAAGAGGCTTGAAGAAATCTTGAGAACCTGCAGAGACTCTGGAACCTTGAATCAAAG GAAATCTTTCATATTCAGCCATCAGCCTAAATATATTCTTCCAGTTTTG actattttatttttcatcacgCTGGCTATTCTTTTATCCACGAAAATAGCTTAG
- the LOC132605504 gene encoding ras-related protein RABA4d-like, giving the protein MSNLYGDYNQKIDYVFKIVLIGDSAVGKSQLLARFARNEFNLDSKATIGVEFQTKTLQVDNKTVKAQIWDTAGQERYRAVTSAYYRGAVGAMLVFDLTKRQSFDHMARWLEELRGHADKNIVIMLIANKCDLGTLRAVPVEDAQEFAERENLFFMETSALQSTNVESAFMTILTEIYKIISKNTLTANPGADYGKSQSLKGTKIIVPGQDLDSGGNSGGCCRSS; this is encoded by the exons ATGTCGAATTTGTATGGAGATTATAATCAAAAGATTGATTATGTTTTCAAGATTGTTTTAATTGGAGATTCTGCAGTTGGAAAATCTCAATTACTGGCAAGATTTGCAAGGAATGAATTCAACTTAGATTCAAAGGCTACAATTGGGGTTGAATTTCAAACAAAAACTCTTCAAGTAGATAACAAAACCGTAAAGGCACAGATTTGGGACACTGCAGGACAAGAAAG GTACAGAGCAGTAACAAGTGCATATTATCGAGGTGCAGTTGGTGCGATGCTAGTCTTCGACTTAACAAAACGCCAATCATTCGATCATATGGCGAGATGGCTGGAGGAACTAAGAGGTCATGCAGACAAGAACATAGTTATAATGCTCATCGCGAACAAATGTGATTTAGGAACTCTTCGAGCTGTACCAGTCGAAGATGCTCAAGAATTCGCAGAAAGGGAGAATCTTTTCTTTATGGAAACATCAGCTCTTCAATCCACAAACGTCGAGAGTGCATTTATGACAATTTTGACAGAAATTTATAAAATCATTAGCAAGAATACGCTCACTGCAAATCCAGGAGCGGATTACGGGAAGTCACAATCTCTAAAGGGAACCAAGATCATTGTTCCTGGCCAAGATTTGGATTCTGGTGGGAATAGTGGTGGATGCTGCAGGTCGTCGTGA
- the LOC132607504 gene encoding uncharacterized protein LOC132607504 has translation MYNSGNKPLATHKGCASKLNTEQKINEVGPKNRRITQLLRTAFADACSDVPPPHDGALNHFSHRHPLLRLHFRAKEGIRCNFCDILISGLGYGCDNCDYYLHDVCSNFPREIRHDFHPGYNHTLILRPFKAPRQEQFLCTACGHDDSKDHSLFQSYYCCESCNFSIHVECASIPITLNKKVKYPLHLFVSFPITSEAATLFCSICTEEVPTSGFWVFYSHDHDYLCHFDCAGLTEYATENDSMGKLRNRLQTLALTNRPPVSADENKSIAHFTHRHALKKCYSEQPLMCSFCNFEFSTGYFCGACNYFIDKICFSIPSKIQHMSHPQHPLKLTCYLDVVNENRFKNSGRVYYCAPCGFAISRSYAGAPKTLSLTDNVSYELFFSFPFKHEKAEIKCNMCSEIVVTKLDQPIYYNLEHDKALHVHCALNKECGNDSAKEDRISIQRLNEIRITD, from the coding sequence ATGTATAATTCTGGCAATAAACCCTTGGCCACCCACAAGGGATGTGCTTCAAAATTGAATACAGAGCAGAAAATAAATGAAGTTGGACCCAAAAATCGACGTATAACTCAGTTACTGCGAACTGCTTTTGCCGATGCCTGCTCAGATGTTCCTCCTCCTCATGACGGTGCGTTGAATCACTTCAGCCATCGTCATCCTTTGCTTCGACTGCACTTTCGAGCCAAAGAAGGAATCCGATGCAATTTTTGTGATATCTTAATCTCTGGTCTAGGTTATGGTTGCGATAATTGTGATTATTACCTTCATGACGTGTGTAGTAATTTCCCTAGAGAAATTCGACATGATTTTCATCCCGGATATAACCACACTCTTATTCTCCGACCCTTTAAAGCTCCCCGCCAAGAACAATTTCTTTGTACGGCTTGTGGGCATGACGATTCTAAGGATCATTCTCTGTTCCAATCATACTATTGCTGTGAATCTTGCAACTTCAGTATTCACGTTGAATGTGCTTCTATACCCATAACCTTGAACAAAAAAGTGAAATACCCACTTCATCTGTTCGTTTCTTTCCCTATAACAAGTGAGGCTGCTACTCTCTTTTGCTCAATTTGTACTGAAGAAGTTCCTACTTCGGGCTTCTGGGTATTTTACAGCCATGATCATGATTACCTCTGTCACTTCGACTGTGCTGGATTAACTGAATATGCAACAGAGAATGATTCAATGGGTAAACTTCGAAACCGGCTGCAAACTCTGGCTCTAACAAATCGGCCTCCTGTAAGTGCAGATGAGAATAAGAGTATCGCGCATTTCACTCACCGCCATGCTCTTAAGAAATGTTACTCGGAGCAACCCCTGATGTGCAGCTTCTGCAATTTTGAGTTTTCGACGGGGTACTTTTGCGGTGCTTGCAATTACTTTATCGACAAGATTTGCTTCTCCATTCCGTCCAAGATTCAACATATGTCTCATCCCCAACACCCTCTCAAATTAACTTGTTACTTAGATGTTGTAAATGAGAATAGATTCAAAAATAGTGGCAGGGTGTACTATTGCGCCCCGTGCGGGTTTGCTATTAGTCGTTCTTATGCCGGAGCTCCCAAGACCTTGTCCCTAACGGACAATGTGTCTTACGAGCTCTTCTTTTCATTCCCATTCAAGCATGAGAAGGCAGAGATCAAGTGCAACATGTGTTCCGAGATAGTGGTGACTAAGTTAGATCAACCGATATACTATAATCTGGAGCATGATAAAGCTTTGCACGTTCATTGTGCCCTTAATAAAGAATGTGGCAACGATAGTGCAAAGGAAGACAGGATATCAATTCAACGCTTGAACGAAATACGGATAACAGATTAA
- the LOC132607505 gene encoding bZIP transcription factor TGA10-like isoform X2, protein MDLESHDHHISFGSDDHQFHQHPQQHLFHNTQQLMQNNTSNLISFGMLHQPSSSIPENFINKESTSGGAYDLGELDDQALFLYLDGQDPSSNHDQIQNNSEMRPPTLNIFPSQPMHVEPSSTKGNTGIVSSGSEKSSQPSMELSNPKNDVLSSSSGPEPKVAKREWNRKGPNSGSEQNTPKTPDHKTLRRLAQNREAARKSRIRKKAYIQQLESSRIRLAQLEQDLQRARSQGFHYGGNAVLGGDQGLPGNIGSISSVFDMEYSRWLEEHHRLMCELRNAVQEHFPENDLRMYVENCVTHYDEIMNLKSMLAKSDVFHLVSGMWKTPAERCFIWMGDFRPSELLKIILSQIEPLTEQQFVGICGLQQSTQEAEEALSQGLEALNQSVSDTIVSDALLANCPQNMANYMGQMALAINKLSTLEGFVRQADNLRHQTIHRLHQILTSRQAARCFLAIAEYFHRLRALSSLWVARPRQE, encoded by the exons ATGGATCTTGAAAGTCATGATCATCATATTTCTTTTGGAAGTGATGATCATCAGTTCCATCAACATCCTCAGCAACACTTATTCCATAATACTCAGCAGCTGATGCAAAATAATACTAGTAATCTGATTTCTTTTGGAATGTTACATCAGCCATCTTCTTCCATTCCAGAAAACTTCAT AAACAAAGAGAGTACAAGTGGTGGAGCTTATGATTTAGGTGAACTAGATGATCAAGCCCTTTTCCTTTACCTTGATGGCCAAGATCCTTCTTCAAATCATGACCAAATAC AAAATAATTCAGAGATGAGACCACCGACTCTCAACATTTTTCCATCACAGCCTATGCATGTTGAGCCATCATCCACAAAG GGAAATACTGGAATTGTTTCAAGTGGTTCAGAGAAATCATCTCAGCCGTCCATGGAATTATCCAACCCCAAAAATGatgttctttcttcttcttctggaCCCGAACCAAAAGTTGCTAAG CGAGAATGGAACAGAAAGGGTCCAAATTCAGGTTCAGAGCAAAATACACCTAAAACACCAGAtcataag ACATTGAGGAGACTCGCTCAAAATAGAGAGGCAGCTAGGAAAAGCAGAATTAGGAAAAAG GCTTATATTCAACAACTTGAGTCAAGTAGAATCAGACTTGCTCAGTTAGAGCAAGACTTACAAAGGGCTAGATCACAA GGATTTCATTATGGGGGCAATGCAGTTTTAGGAGGAGACCAAGGCCTTCCTGGTAACATTGGCAGCATAAGTTCAG TCTTTGATATGGAGTACTCAAGGTGGCTAGAGGAACATCATCGTCTCATGTGTGAACTTCGAAATGCAGTTCAAGAACATTTTCCTGAGAACGACCTTCGAATGTACGTCGAAAATTGTGTGACACATTACGATGAAATCATGAACCTTAAAAGCATGCTTGCAAAATCCGACGTGTTTCATCTTGTTTCCGGCATGTGGAAAACTCCGGCGGAACGTTGTTTCATTTGGATGGGAGATTTCCGGCCATCTGAGCTTCTCAAG ATTATCCTGAGTCAGATTGAGCCATTAACAGAGCAACAATTTGTGGGTATTTGTGGATTACAACAATCAACACAAGAAGCTGAGGAAGCTCTCTCACAAGGGCTGGAAGCTCTGAATCAGTCTGTTTCAGACACAATTGTCTCTGATGCATTATTGGCTAATTGTCCTCAAAACATGGCCAACTACATGGGACAAATGGCCCTTGCCATTAACAAACTCTCCACTCTTGAAGGCTTTGTTAGACAG GCTGATAATTTGAGGCACCAAACAATTCATCGACTTCATCAAATCTTGACGAGTCGTCAAGCTGCAAGGTGTTTTCTTGCGATTGCTGAATATTTCCATAGGCTTAGAGCTCTCAGCTCTCTTTGGGTGGCACGGCCTCGACAAGAATAA
- the LOC132607505 gene encoding bZIP transcription factor TGA10-like isoform X1, which translates to MDLESHDHHISFGSDDHQFHQHPQQHLFHNTQQLMQNNTSNLISFGMLHQPSSSIPENFINKESTSGGAYDLGELDDQALFLYLDGQDPSSNHDQIQNNSEMRPPTLNIFPSQPMHVEPSSTKGNTGIVSSGSEKSSQPSMELSNPKNDVLSSSSGPEPKVAKREWNRKGPNSGSEQNTPKTPDHKTLRRLAQNREAARKSRIRKKAYIQQLESSRIRLAQLEQDLQRARSQGFHYGGNAVLGGDQGLPGNIGSISSDAAVFDMEYSRWLEEHHRLMCELRNAVQEHFPENDLRMYVENCVTHYDEIMNLKSMLAKSDVFHLVSGMWKTPAERCFIWMGDFRPSELLKIILSQIEPLTEQQFVGICGLQQSTQEAEEALSQGLEALNQSVSDTIVSDALLANCPQNMANYMGQMALAINKLSTLEGFVRQADNLRHQTIHRLHQILTSRQAARCFLAIAEYFHRLRALSSLWVARPRQE; encoded by the exons ATGGATCTTGAAAGTCATGATCATCATATTTCTTTTGGAAGTGATGATCATCAGTTCCATCAACATCCTCAGCAACACTTATTCCATAATACTCAGCAGCTGATGCAAAATAATACTAGTAATCTGATTTCTTTTGGAATGTTACATCAGCCATCTTCTTCCATTCCAGAAAACTTCAT AAACAAAGAGAGTACAAGTGGTGGAGCTTATGATTTAGGTGAACTAGATGATCAAGCCCTTTTCCTTTACCTTGATGGCCAAGATCCTTCTTCAAATCATGACCAAATAC AAAATAATTCAGAGATGAGACCACCGACTCTCAACATTTTTCCATCACAGCCTATGCATGTTGAGCCATCATCCACAAAG GGAAATACTGGAATTGTTTCAAGTGGTTCAGAGAAATCATCTCAGCCGTCCATGGAATTATCCAACCCCAAAAATGatgttctttcttcttcttctggaCCCGAACCAAAAGTTGCTAAG CGAGAATGGAACAGAAAGGGTCCAAATTCAGGTTCAGAGCAAAATACACCTAAAACACCAGAtcataag ACATTGAGGAGACTCGCTCAAAATAGAGAGGCAGCTAGGAAAAGCAGAATTAGGAAAAAG GCTTATATTCAACAACTTGAGTCAAGTAGAATCAGACTTGCTCAGTTAGAGCAAGACTTACAAAGGGCTAGATCACAA GGATTTCATTATGGGGGCAATGCAGTTTTAGGAGGAGACCAAGGCCTTCCTGGTAACATTGGCAGCATAAGTTCAG ATGCTGCAGTCTTTGATATGGAGTACTCAAGGTGGCTAGAGGAACATCATCGTCTCATGTGTGAACTTCGAAATGCAGTTCAAGAACATTTTCCTGAGAACGACCTTCGAATGTACGTCGAAAATTGTGTGACACATTACGATGAAATCATGAACCTTAAAAGCATGCTTGCAAAATCCGACGTGTTTCATCTTGTTTCCGGCATGTGGAAAACTCCGGCGGAACGTTGTTTCATTTGGATGGGAGATTTCCGGCCATCTGAGCTTCTCAAG ATTATCCTGAGTCAGATTGAGCCATTAACAGAGCAACAATTTGTGGGTATTTGTGGATTACAACAATCAACACAAGAAGCTGAGGAAGCTCTCTCACAAGGGCTGGAAGCTCTGAATCAGTCTGTTTCAGACACAATTGTCTCTGATGCATTATTGGCTAATTGTCCTCAAAACATGGCCAACTACATGGGACAAATGGCCCTTGCCATTAACAAACTCTCCACTCTTGAAGGCTTTGTTAGACAG GCTGATAATTTGAGGCACCAAACAATTCATCGACTTCATCAAATCTTGACGAGTCGTCAAGCTGCAAGGTGTTTTCTTGCGATTGCTGAATATTTCCATAGGCTTAGAGCTCTCAGCTCTCTTTGGGTGGCACGGCCTCGACAAGAATAA